TGCCTCTCCGTCGTGCAGGGATGTCGTCCCCCGGGAACCTCTCGGAAGAGCAGGTACATTGCTCCATCTGCCTGGATGTTTTCAACGATCCCGTGTCCATCCCGTGCGGGCACAACTTCTGCCAGGTCTGCATCCTGGGATACTGGAAGAGCAGCCCGCTATACCAGTGTCCCATGTGCAAGAAGTCCTTCTACAAGAGGCCGGACACAAGCGTCAATACCGTCCTGAGGGAGATTGCTGAGCAGTTCAAGGAGATGCGACTGAAGAGTGCGCCGGGGAAGGCCGCAAAAGGGAATAGGTGGACCATGGAAAGGCGCAGGGAAGAGGACAAGGTGCGGCTTTTGGAGGACGACCGTGACGAGGAGATGAAGCTCAAGGGGAAAGACTACAGCAGAACCGAGGACGGACACGGATCAAATAGACCTCTGGAAGAGCCAACCGAAACTCCGCCGCCGGCGTGTCCATCTCTAGCTCCTCCTTCCTGGAAGGAGGTCTTCTGTGATGTTTGCCTCGGCAGAGGTCGTCCCAAAGCCGTGAAGTCCTGCCTGGTGTGCCTTACCTCCTACTGCGAGGAGCACCTCAAGTCGCACGCCAGCAGGTTCACCAAACACAAGCTGATAGAGCCCGTGGCCAACATGGAGGACCGCATGTGCCCCAAGCACCAGCGCCTCCTGGAGCTTTTCTGCAAGAAGGaccagacgtgtgtgtgtgtcctgtgcACGGAGACGGACCACCGCGCACACTACACCGTCCCCGTGGAACGGGAATGGACCGAGAAAAGGGTGAGTGGAGACGAATCGCAACGGGGGTATTTCAGGAAGCGGGTCATCTGAAAACTGAGACGAGGGATATGCTGAGTTATCCGTTCCAGACAGCCAAGCAAAAGAGTCGATCAAACTGATTCTGATCAGCTCCTCTAGAACCGGCAACTCGTAGGAAGTCATTGCCCGCACCCATCGTGTGTTGAGCCTAATTTCTGAAGTACCCTGCTGAGTACTTGTACTATTATTGTTGTTACAGGCACAGCTGAAAAAGGTCCAAGTGGACGTGCAGCAGTTGATCCAGGACAGAGTAAGGAAGGTGGAGGAGATCAAACGCTCAGTCGAGCTCAGCGACGTGAGAACTCGAGCGCACGTTCACAACTCTTCGGGCTTCGAGCCGCTTCTGACTTTGGACTTCTTGGCTCATGACGGCAGGCGAGCGCGAAGAGAGAGACGGAGGACAGCATCCAGGTCTTCTCCGAGCTGGTTCGCTCCATCCAGAAGACTCAGGCCGACGCGGTGGCAGCCATCGAGGAGAAACGGAGGCGAATCGAGAGCCGAGCGCATGATCTGGTCGCCGAACTGGAAAGGGAGATCGATGAGCTGAGAAGGCGGGGCGTTGACCTGGAGAACATGGACAGGACCGACCACATTCACTTCTTGAAGGTGCAGGATGATGTGGCATGCCAGAGTTCTCCACAACAACTACATAACATTGCGAATGATTCAATCTTTTGCTGCAGACTGGCCGgcacgctcgattgttttaccgACGACGACAAACGTCGATGAAGTGATTCGTTTTTGAAAATTGCGGGTGGATCTTCCAGCTTCCGAAAGACCGTTTCATCGGCATCTCTTGCTTCTGTAGAACTTTCCGGCTATGAGCACCGCCCCGTCCATCCACGACTGGACCCACACAAACGTTCCCACTGATGTCAGCGTCGGCTTGATCAGGACGGCCATGTCCAAATTGGAAAGCACCCTCAAGCAAATGGTGGACAGGCTGGCGGACAGAGGTACCGTGTCCGCGTTGAGACCCATTAGTTCTTTCAAAACGATCTACGATCGACTTTCTTTTTATGTGGAAGTGGCAATACATGAACAGCCAGCCTACTGTTAAACACGAATGAAAATGCAAAGTATCGGCATCGCTGATAAGGAGTGATTCCAAACACAGCCTAAATCTCAAACGACATTCAATCCTGTTCTCCTTTTCCGACAGAGATTGTGAAGGTCCTGAAGTACACAGGTATGCTGAATGTCACGTCCCCCCACCCCGTGCCTTCCTTTCATACCCCCGCCCTCCGACTAACTAAGCGTCCATCCCTCCGTAGAGGACGTGACTTTGGACCCGGATACCGCCAACCCGTGGCTGCAGCTCTCCCAGGACAGGCGGCAGGTGCGTCACCTGGGGGCGTGGCAAGACCTCCCGGACCACCCTGACCGATTCGACACGGTGGTCATCGTCCTGGGCCGAGAGGGCTTCACCTCCGGGAGACATTACTGGGAAGTCCA
This window of the Hippocampus zosterae strain Florida chromosome 1, ASM2543408v3, whole genome shotgun sequence genome carries:
- the si:dkey-46i9.6 gene encoding zinc finger protein RFP, producing MTLPLRRAGMSSPGNLSEEQVHCSICLDVFNDPVSIPCGHNFCQVCILGYWKSSPLYQCPMCKKSFYKRPDTSVNTVLREIAEQFKEMRLKSAPGKAAKGNRWTMERRREEDKVRLLEDDRDEEMKLKGKDYSRTEDGHGSNRPLEEPTETPPPACPSLAPPSWKEVFCDVCLGRGRPKAVKSCLVCLTSYCEEHLKSHASRFTKHKLIEPVANMEDRMCPKHQRLLELFCKKDQTCVCVLCTETDHRAHYTVPVEREWTEKRAQLKKVQVDVQQLIQDRVRKVEEIKRSVELSDASAKRETEDSIQVFSELVRSIQKTQADAVAAIEEKRRRIESRAHDLVAELEREIDELRRRGVDLENMDRTDHIHFLKNFPAMSTAPSIHDWTHTNVPTDVSVGLIRTAMSKLESTLKQMVDRLADREIVKVLKYTEDVTLDPDTANPWLQLSQDRRQVRHLGAWQDLPDHPDRFDTVVIVLGREGFTSGRHYWEVQVGEKDDWYLGVAKSSVKRKGRISVSSANGYWALAMKKGQGYRVSTVPPLSLALNPKPKTVGVYVDYEEGQISFYDVRARTHLYTFTDRLSEKILPFFYLYCCDKASDTIVICPIAEKALIQQS